The nucleotide sequence TTCATTGGGTCTATCGCGGCGGACTTCACCCCGCGAAGGCCCTGGAGTTGTATCACCATCGAATCGTCTCCTGGCACCTCCGCCAGAGTCGAAATCAGATTTGGTGGGAAGATCTGGATAGCGGTGACATCGACTACCAAGAGATTCGACGCTGGGTCGACGACCGGAGCATACCGCGCCGCTATACCGTCGAACTCGCCCTCGAAGGCGGCACCAAGATCACCCGTTCCTCCGTGGAGAACCACCGCCGAAGCCGTGACTTCGTGAGGCAGGTTCTGGGAGCATAGCCCGAGCATCATGTCCAAACCCCTTGAAGCGCTGCAGTTCGACAACACCTACGCGCAGCTGCCGGAAAGTTTCTATCAGGTGGTGTTTCCCACGCCCTTCCAAGAATCGCGGGTGGTCGCGTTCAGCGCGAGCTGCGCTGACCTCATCGATCTCGATCCCGCCGAAAACACCAAGCCGGAGTTTTCCGCGCGCCTCAGCGGAGCGCTTCCGCTGCCCGGAAGCTGGCCCATTGCGCAGGTGTACGCCGGACATCAATTCGGGAATCTGGTTCCGCGACTCGGAGACGGACGGGCCATCTTGTTGGGAGAAGCCTGCGGCTCGCGTCCGCACGTGTGGAATCGCTACCGCGGGCTCAGCGGCCGCAAATGGGATCTCCATCTCAAGGGCGCTGGCCCCACAAACTTCTCACGAGGGTTCGACGGCCGCGCCGTCCTGCGCTCGTGCATTCGCGAATATCTTGCCAGCGAGTTTCTAGAGGCGCTGGGCATTCCCACCACCCGTGCGCTCGCGGTGCTAGGCAGCCGGGATCCCGTCTTCCGCGAGACCCCTGAACCGGGAGCGATGGTGGTGCGCGTGGCCCCCAGTCACATCCGGTTTGGAACCTTCGAGTATTTTTACTACCAGCAGCAATTCCATCACCTGAAGGAGCTGGCGGACTTCACCCTGAGCCACTACTTTCCGGATCAGGAGAAAGCGGAGGCGCCTTACGCCGAGCTCTGTCGCGAGGTGGTGATTCGAACCGCCCAACTGATCGCCCATTGGCAGGCTTTCGGGTTCACGCACGGAGTGATGAACACGGACAACTTCTCCATTCTGGGCATCACCCTGGATTACGGCCCCTATGGCTTCCTGGAATCGTTCGATCCAGGTCATGTCAGCAATCATAGCGATGAACACGGGATGTACGCGTTTGGCAACCAGCCTCAGGTCGGCTGGTTCAATCTCCAATGCCTCATACGCGCGCTTTCACCCCTGCTCAAGCGGGAGCAAGCCCAAGCCGCACTGGAGGAATACGAACCGGCCATGGCCGGCTGCTACCTGGGGCTCATGGCCGACAAACTTGGCTTTCTCAAGCGACGCGAGGAAGACGAGCGCCTCATTGGCAGCCTCTTGGAGGCTCTGCCGGGAACCGACTACACGCTTTTCTTCCGTCGACTGGCTAATTTCAACTCCGATTCTTCCACGCTTGACCTGTCCTTTTTGGATGGCATTTCCGACTCGCCCGAACGCTTGCGTCCGTGGCTGGAACAGTATCGAACCCGCATCATCGATGAGGCCCTGGACCCGACGCAGCGCCGG is from Verrucomicrobiales bacterium and encodes:
- a CDS encoding YdiU family protein; its protein translation is MSKPLEALQFDNTYAQLPESFYQVVFPTPFQESRVVAFSASCADLIDLDPAENTKPEFSARLSGALPLPGSWPIAQVYAGHQFGNLVPRLGDGRAILLGEACGSRPHVWNRYRGLSGRKWDLHLKGAGPTNFSRGFDGRAVLRSCIREYLASEFLEALGIPTTRALAVLGSRDPVFRETPEPGAMVVRVAPSHIRFGTFEYFYYQQQFHHLKELADFTLSHYFPDQEKAEAPYAELCREVVIRTAQLIAHWQAFGFTHGVMNTDNFSILGITLDYGPYGFLESFDPGHVSNHSDEHGMYAFGNQPQVGWFNLQCLIRALSPLLKREQAQAALEEYEPAMAGCYLGLMADKLGFLKRREEDERLIGSLLEALPGTDYTLFFRRLANFNSDSSTLDLSFLDGISDSPERLRPWLEQYRTRIIDEALDPTQRRVHMNRVNPKFILRNHLAQLAIERSEGGDDTELHRLATVLSRPFEEQPGQEFYSLPAPAGTKKCVISCSS